The following coding sequences lie in one Miscanthus floridulus cultivar M001 chromosome 9, ASM1932011v1, whole genome shotgun sequence genomic window:
- the LOC136479313 gene encoding disease resistance protein RGA2-like, with the protein MDVVGTAVVDAAIGWLVQSVLGSFFTGMMKAWALLKNLENKRFLLKNLENKRFLLVFDDMWEEKDRRGWFSLLAPLKRNRVPGCMILATTRRPSVAKMIGTMDPISVKGLDEKEFWLFFKACAFGNDSYEGHPSLQSIGQQIVIALKGCPLAAWSVDALLNRNVTYEHWRTVQNKWKYLQEDTDDVLPILKLSYDFLPVHMNLIAAPSAATYVCFCCAII; encoded by the exons ATGGATGTGGTGGGAACTGCTGTAGTGGATGCTGCAATCGGATGGCTGGTGCAAAGCGTCCTTGGCAGTTTCTTCACTGGAATGATGAAAGCATGGGCCCTTCTGAAGAATCTTGAAAACAAAAGATTCCTTCTGAAGAACCTTGAAAACAAAAGATTCCTGCTTGTATTTGATGACATGTGGGAGGAAAAGGACAGGAGAGGATGGTTTAGCCTTTTAGCTCCACTAAAACGCAATCGTGTACCTGGTTGCATGATTTTAGCAACAACCCGAAGACCATCAGTTGCAAAAATGATAGGAACGATGGATCCGATATCAGTTAAAGGTCTGGATGAAAAAGAATTTTGGCTTTTCTTCAAGGCATGTGCATTTGGTAATGACAGCTATGAGGGCCATCCTAGTCTGCAGTCCATTGGGCAGCAGATTGTTATA gccctaaagggTTGTCCACTAGCTGCATGGAGTGTCGATGCACTTTTGAACAGAAATGTTACCTACGAGCACTGGAGGACAGTTCAAAACAAATGGAAATATCTTCAGGAAGATACTGATGATGTTTTACCTATCTTGAAGCTCAGTTATGATTTTTTACCGGTGCACATGAATTTGATTGCAGCCCCATCTGCTGCTACTTATGTTTGTTTCTGTTGTGCCATTATTTAA